The genomic window CATGTTCATTACCATCACATTCATCCCTAAATTTAAGGCAGCTTTTTGCGTGCTTAAACGGGTACGCAAACTCGGGTTCATAAATACCAATCCGAGGGTTTTATTTTTGCCCAAATCGCTATGTGCGTACGGACTAGCCTTGAGTGCCAAAGCACTTGCTACTAATTGTTTGATGTCTTGCACATCATGTACGGAAGAGAATAATTTCATTTAAGTTATAAGTTTTAAGTTATATGTAATACGTGATTGTGCACTACTTACTTCTAACTTTGGTAATCAAATTAATGAGCATCGCCTTAATGGCGTTTATTGTATTCTCCAATTCTAAAAACTCAGTTTCGGAGATGTAATTTAAATCTCTACATAAAAGTAGAAAGTAATCCGTTTCGTTTGCAGAGCCTAATGAAATATTTAGAAAGTTGGCAAAATCCAATTGAGATTTCTTACCACAACCTTCAGCAATATTTGCTGGAATTGAAGCCGCGGCCCTTCTTATCTGACTAGTTACCCCAAATATTTCTTCTTTAGGAAATTTTGCAGTTAATCTATAGATTTCCAGAACAAGTTGGTGTGGTTTTTCCCAAACTTTTAATTCTTTGTAGTTCTGCATTACTTAAAACGTATTACGTAGAACTTAAAACCTTTTTCAACGCCTCCAAAAACTCATCTGCATGTGCCTTTGTCAAATTCAAAGCTGGCAATAAACGAATTACGTTAGGCTTAGCTTCTCCAGTAAAGATGAAATGCTTGAATAACAAATCCTTTTTCACGTGAGCTAATTCTTCTGGTAATTCGATGCCGATCATTAAGCCTCTGCCACGTACTTCTTTTACTTGCTCAAATTTCTTTAGCTCTTCAATCAAGTACGTTCCAACTTCCTCAGCATTTTTCATCAAGTTATCTTTCTCGATAACCTCTAAAACTGCTAATGCTGCGGCACAAGCCAAATGATTACCACCAAAAGTAGTACCCAATTGCCCGTGCCAAGGTTTAAATTTCGGAGCGATAGAAATCCCTGCGATAGGAAATCCGTTGCCCATTCCTTTGGCCATGGTATAAATATCCGCTTCTACGCCAGCCCAATCATGCGAATAAAACTGACCTGTACGGCCGTAACCACATTGTACGCTATCGGCGATGTAAACTGCATTATGCTCGTCACAAAGTGAACGAATTTTCTGCAAGAAACTTTTTGATGCTTCTTTGATGCCCCCAACACCTTGGATGCCTTCGATGATTACCGCAGCAATTTCGTTTCCGTGTTTTGCAAATTCATCAGCCAATGCTTGCTCATCGTTAAAAGGCAAGAATGTGATGTTCTCTGTTTCATTTACCGGCGCTACAATTTTTGGATTGTCTGTAGCGGCGACGGCTAAAGAAGTACGGCCATGGAAAGCTCCTTTAAAAGCAATGATTTTCTTTCTTCCGTTGTAGAATGACGCTAGCTTTAGCGCATTTTCGTTCGCTTCGGCACCAGAGTTCAATAAGAACAATTGGTAATCGGTTTTACCAGAAACCTGCCCTAGTTTCTCCGCCAATTGCGCTTGCAAAGGAATTTTGATAGAGTTAGAATAAAATCCAACTTTGTTTAATTGCTCGGTTAAACGTTGCACATAATGTGGGTTGGTATGGCCAATGCTAATTACCGCATGACCACCATAAAGGTCTAAATATTTTTGCCCGTTAGCATCCCAAACATTGCTGCCTTGTGCTTCCGTGATTTCTATGTCGTTTAATGGATATACGTCGTATAAGTTCATAATTGAGGTATAAGGTTTAAGGTGTTAGGGTTTAAGGTTTTCCCCTCCACTTCTTAAAAATTTTAAAAAAGAAATTAGCATTGCTCTAACTTCGTTAATTGATTGGTTCACTTTTAGGTAATCTTCTTCACTAATATACTTTAACTCTGATGCACACAAGCAGCAGTAATCTATTTCATTAGTAGAACCCAGAGCAATATTGAGAAAATGTGCAAAATCTTTATCTGTAAATCTTCCGCATCCTTCTACAATATTTAAGGGTATGGATAATGAAGCTCTAGTTAACTGAGATATCAATTCAAATCGTTCTTCTTTTGGAAATTGAGTAGCAATACTCTTTTTGATGAACATGTTTAGCTCATGTGCCTTTTTCCAAACATCGAGTTTTTTGTAGTCCCTCATAACCTTATGCCTTATACCCTACGCCTTTTACCTTTCTAAAAATTCGCTGCTTTCAACTTCAAACCCGCTGTTTCTTCCAGACCAAACATCAAGTTCATATTCTGAACTGCTTGGCCGCTGGCGCCTTTTAAAAGGTTATCTATAATGCTAATGATAAACAATTTATTGCCGTGCTTTTCTAAATGTACAAGGCATTTGTTTGTGTTTACCACTTGCTTTAAATCGATGTTTTTCCGGCTTACGTGAGTAAATGAATGACCAGCATAATAATTTTCGTAAAGCTCGTAAGCTTGTTCTTCCGTCAAATCGCTTTCAATATACATCGCAGCCAAAATCCCTCTGGTAAAATCGCCACGTTGTGGGATGAAAGTAAGAAGCCCGCCCCCAGTCCCTCCCAAAGGGAGGGGAGCTCCATTCGCTTGCACTAAACTCTCGCCAATTTCATTCAAGTGTTGGTGTTCAAAAGCTTTGTAAATGGAAAGATTGTTGTTTCTCCAGCTGAAGTGCGAAGTTTTGCTCAAGCTTTGTCCGGCACCAGTAGAACCTGTAGTTGCGTTAATATGTACTTCGCTTTGCAACAAACCTTTTGAAGCCAATGGCAACAAACCTAACTGAATGCAAGTAGCAAAACAGCCTGGATTAGCAATATTTCGTGCAGATTGGATTTTATCTTTATTTAATTCTGGAAGACCGTAAACGAATTGACGATTTTCGATTGACGAATTACGATTTAACCTGAAGTCTTGAGACAAATCAATGATTTTAATGCGCTCATCAATAGGATTAGCTTCCAAAAACTTCTTCGCATCACCATGGCCAACACATAAAAACAAAACGTCGATGTCTTGCGAAATTTGGTCAGTAAAACGTAAGTCAGTATCGCCAAATAAATCAGTATGCACATCCGAAATCAGATTTCCAGCGTTACTGCTGCTATTTACAAAAGCAATTTCTACTTGTGGGTGGTTTACCAAGATACGTAGCATCTCGCCACCAGTGTAACCTGCTCCTCCAATAATTCCTGCTTTTATCATATTTTTAGGTTCATTGTTGTCATTGCGAGGCACGAAGCAATCTCATTTATCGTTTTAAGATTGCTTCGTGCCTCGCAATGACGCTATTTTATTTCAATTTTATAAAGTAAAAATTCTTCGTCTGGTCCTTGTTTTACAAAACCAATTTGTTCGTAAAGGCTTTGCGCTGTAAAATTATCAACGGCTGTTTCTAGCTGAACAAAAGTAGAACCTTGCCCTTTGGCAAAATCGATTACAGTTTTGATGAGTGCTTCACCAATTCCCTGTTTACGGTAGTCTGGATCAACAAACAAATCGTTCAATATCCAATTTTTGGTTAATCTAGCGGACGAATATTTTGGATAAAGCTGTGTAAATCCAACTGGCTTGTCCCCATCAAGTGCTACAAAAATTACCGATTCGTTATTCTCCAAACGAGCGTCGATGAATGCTTTCGCCATTCCTAAATCAGAGAACTTACCGTAAAATATCCTGTACTGATTAAACAAGCCAACCACTAGATTAGCTTCTTTTTCATCAATACGTTTAATTTCTATTTTACTCATACTTTTAGGGCTTTAATATCTAAGGCTTAGGTGTTTGCGGCGTATCAACCTTACGCCTTTTACCTCAAGCCTTACACCTCCAGAAGCTACGCTTCTGAATTAACTTTATGCCAAATCATTACTTGGTTACCGAAAATTTTAGAGAAACCTTTTACATCTTCGCCGCTCCAAGCATTGTTCATTTCGCCGTAGCTACCAAATTTGTTGCTCATTAAATCGTTAGCACTTTCTATACCCACAATGTGGAAACGATAAGGCAACAACTCAACAAATACTTTACCGTTAACGGTACTTTGTGTAGAAGTTAAGAAAGCTTCCATGTCTCTCATAATTGGATCGTGGAATTGACCTTCGTGCAACCAGTTTCCATAAAATGATGATAAGTTTTCTTTCCAGCTCAACTGCCATTTGGTTAAGGTGTGTTTCTCTAAAGCGTGGTGCGCTTTGATGATCACCATCGGCCCTGCCGCCTCAAAACCCACACGACCTTTAATGCCAATAATGGTATCACCCACGTGAACATCACGACCTACACCAAAAGGAGCTGCAATAGCTTGTAACTTTTGGATGGCTCTTACAGGCTCTAATTTCTCGCCATCTACAGCCACCAATTCTCCTTTTTCGAAAGTTAATTCTACTTGCCTAGCTTCGGTTTCAGTTACCTGCGTTGGCCAAGCACTTTCTGGTAAAGTTTTGTTAGATGTCAATGTTTCTGCACCACCTACCGAAGTACCCCACAAACCTTTGTTGATCGAATATTTTGCTTTTTCGGCAGTGTAAACCACACCGTGTTTGGCTAAATACTCAATTTCCGCTTCGCGTGATAATTTCAAATCTCTAATTGGCGTAATGATTTCCACGTTAGGAATTAGGATATTGAAAATCATATCAAAACGCACTTGGTCGTTACCCGCACCTGTACTACCGTGAGCTACGTAATCTGCACCAATTTTTTTTACGTAATTAGCAATAGCTGTAGCTTGGCAAACACGCTCTGCACTTACCGATAATGGATAAGTAGCATTTTTCAACACGTTGCCATAAATCAAATACTTGATGCTATCGTTGTAATAGTTTTCGGTTTCATCTACGGCAGCGTGCGAGGTTACCCCTAAAGCATAAGCCCGTGCTTCAATTTCCTTTAGCTCTTCATCAGAAAAACCACCAGTGTTTACCACTACCGAGTGTACTTCTAAATCTCTGTCTTTAGTTAAATGAATGCAGCAGAATGAGGTGTCTAAACCTCCGCTAAATGCTAAAACAACTTTTTTCTTCATCTTGTATTTATTTTATTAACCCCCAACCCCTAAAGGGGAGTTGTATAGGATGATTTATAATTTTCTATTTATTAATGAACGCCAAAAACAACAACAGTGATTTTAAATCGCTGCCACCTTTTTTCTCAATTAAACGCTGTTTAATCCGCATAAAACGTTCGTAAAGCTTCGGTTTTTTCTGCAGCTCTTCCGCAAACTCTTTGGCAGCTTCGTGTTTTTTCTCTTTCGGATCGTACAACATTGCCGTACACATGCAATTCTTGCGTTCTTTCATCTTCAAGATATCGAAGTTTACACAGCTTTGGCAGCCTTTCCAAAATTCTTCATCTTGCGTAAGTTCCGAGTAGGTCACAGGTTCGTAACCCAAATCAGAGTTGATTTTCATTACCGCCAAACCTGTAGTTAGGCCAAATATTTTTGCTTTAGGATAAAGTTTACGTGACAAGGCGAAAATTTCTTCCTTAATGGCTTTTGCCAATCCTTCTTTACGGTATTTAGGACTTACAATTAGACCCGAGTTAGCCACAAACTGACCGTGGCTCCAGGTTTCGATGTAGCAAAAGCCTGCCCACGAGCCATCCTTATGAAAAGCAATGACAGATTTGCCCTCTTGCATTTTGCCCGCAACATATTCTGGCGAACGTTTAGCGATACCCGTACCTCTAGCTTTCGCAGACTCGGCCATCTCTTCAACTATTTCTTCTGCAAAAACACGATGTTCAGGAAGTGCGACTTGCACTATAAAATCGTTATTATTCATTAATTCTTTAACGAAAAAATATGGTATTCTTGTTAATTGGGTTTTTATTGAGGATCAATTCCTCATGGGTTTAAGTTCCCTAGGGTAAGACTTAAATCCGCGGCGTAAAGAGTTGCCGACTTGTAGTGATATGAAATATGGGGTGTAAACGTTCAATAAAATAGCCGTTAGGTGCCATGGTTTTGGCATCTAAAACAGATAATTTATGTACAATTTGTTTACTCATTTTTTAATCGAATCAACTCTGTAGAATTGATTGTGGCGCAAAGGTTTAAATAAAAATTGAGTTGTGCAATACAATTCGCATTTTTTTACATTTTGTTTATCATTTCTTAACCTAATAATGGAGCATGGACAAAAGAGCAAAGATTAAAGACTTTAAGTCTGCTAAGTTTATTTTGAAAAGCTAAGCCAGTGCTACTATTTACTTTAGCCCCGCTATACGCTTTACTTGCCTCGTGCCTCGGCTGCGTGTTCGCTGCTATCGGGTTTAATTAACTAAGTTCTATACAATAAAACTACTTTGCAACCTTTGCATAAGCCTATTTTTATTATCGTTGTTTTTACCTTTTTCGGTTCCCTAAATCTAGGGACTGGCTGTTAGAACGTAAAGATGTGCAGTAACTTTGTCAATCTTAATATAAAAGTTGGCTAGTTAAGATTGACAAAGTTTAAAGCTGATGTGCTTTATAATTCCGGAGCGTTATCGTAGCGTCTTAAATCCGAATTATTTAGAACAGTTTAAAATTCTGCAATCTGCTGTTCGATATAACAAAATGTCGAACAGCAAAAATACTTTTAGAGCATCATTTCGAACGAGGTACGAGGAGAAATCTGTTGTATAGGAGTTCTTAACTTTGAAACTTCTCTCTACGTTCTAAATGTCGGCACAAGAAACAAAAGATTATATTAGAAAGAAAACTGGATAAGCAACAGACAGCAACAATCATTTCCAATAAGGCGTCACATCTAAATTCAATTAAGTTTTATGGTTATAAATTCAAAAACTTGTAGCAAATAGGAGCAACCCAACGTATAGGGAAATAAGTATCGGGAAAAGGCTTCTGCTTATTTAACAAAGTTTAACATCATACTAAAGCCTATAAAACCAATATTTGTATATTTGAAACTTAAATTCACACTGATTTTACGCTAAAACATGAATACAACTCGTACAAAAATTTCTTTTAAAACATTATATGCATTAGTTGCGATAGCAACCGTTACCTTACTTTCGGCATGTGGTAAAGGAGAAAACCAAGTAACAGAATATGGTTCTTTAAGTGTATACAACGCTTCGCCGAGTTCTACAACCTATGATGTTTACCTTAATAGTTCCAAGTTAAATAGCGCAGCATTGCCTTACGCTGGCGGTGTAAAATATGTTCAGCTTACTGCTGGAAGCTATGAAACCAAGTTTACCGTTGCTTCCGAAACGGCTTCGATTTATACTAAAACAGGTATTAATATTGCGAACAATGCTTTTTCTACTTTATACTTAACTGGTACTACGGGTAGTTTCGATGGCCTTTTGGTGGCTGATGAATTTGCAGGTGCGGCAACTGATAAAGCTCATGTGCGTTTCATTAACCTATCGCCAGATGCCCCGGCTTTAGATTTACGTATTAAAGATGCAACAAGCAACCTTACTTCTAACAAAGCTTACAAAACTAACAGTGGTTTTACAGCGGTAGATGCAGGAGCAAAAACTTTTGAGATTAAAGAAACCACTTCTGGTAATGTTAAAGCTACGGTTGATAGAACCCTAGTAAACGGAACTTTTTACACCATTATTGCTGGCGGAAAAATCACTCCAGGTACAAATGAAAGGGCTTTTAATGGGCAAATTATTCAGCATCAATAAATTAATAGCGTAAGGCTACACTGTTAACGTTGCTTTTTTAAATCACTTTATACAATTAGCAAAACTTTTTGCTAATTACTCAATCCCAAGCAATTTTTTGTTTGGGATTTCTTTTTTCACTACTTTTCTCAATTCTTATTTAGAATAATTAAAAATAATTTGGATGTCAGTAATTTCTGTTGTTAATTTGCGTCTTTAGAATTAATCCAAATAATAATAATGAGTTTACGTTTACAACTTACAGCAATGTTACTCTGCGTTTTTAGCCTATCAGCTTTTGCGCAAACAGGAACTATCAAAGGAAAAATTACCACCGCCGACGGCCAGCCTGCCGGATACATTAGCGTTGGTTTAAAAAACAACAACCACAATACCCTTACCGATGATAATGGAAACTTTTCATTGAATAAAGTAAAGTCAGGCGATTATACCATACGTGTAAGTGCGGTAGGCATTAAATCGCAGGAAAAAAACATCAGTATTAAGGTAGGCGAAACCGCTACGGTTAACTTTAGCTTAACCGAAAACAATGAAGCTTTGAAAGAAGTAACCATTGCGGGTAAGAAAAATAAGTACAAAGTAAGTTTGCCATCGGCTTCGCTTAGGTTAAACGAACCATTGTTAGAAGCACCACAAAACATACAAACGGTTAGCGAACAACTTATCAAAGATCAGCAAATTATTAGCATGAGCGATGGTTTGATTAGAAACGTTAGTGGTGCTGCAAGGTCTGAGCACTGGGGAGATTTGTACACCAATATTAAAATGCGTGGTTCGCAAGTGCAAGCCATGCGTAATGGCTTCAACTTTGTAAATTCGTATTGGGGTCCACTAACCGAAGACATGAGCTTTGTAGATCACATTGAGTTTGTAAAAGGTCCGGCTGGCTTTATGCTAAGCAACGGCGACCCAAGCGGCCTATACAATGTAGTAACCAAAAAACCTACAGGTATTAACAAAGGAGAGGTTTCCTTTACTGTTGGCAGCTACGATTTGTATAGAACAGCTGTTGATTTCGATCATAAAATTACTGGTGATGGAAAGCTCTTGTTCAGGCTAAATGCCGCCGCACAAACTAAGGGTTCTTTTAGACCTTACGAGAAAAACGACCGCTATACTTTTGCTCCATCGTTAAGCTATCAATTAACCCGCAACACAAAAATTACTGCCGAGTATGCTTTGCAAAACGCAAAAATGACTGAAGTAGGTTCATACTATGTATTTAGTCCTAACGGATATGCCACCTTACCGAGAGATTTTACTTTAACTCAGCCGGGCGTACCAGATACTAGAATTAACGACCATAGTGCTTTTGTAAACGTACAACATAATTTTAGCGATACTTGGAAAGCAACTGCACAAGTAGCCTATTCTAAATACCTGCAAACTGGCTATAGCTCGTGGCCGTCGGCTGTAAATACCGATAACACTGTTATTAGAAATGTAGGTATTTGGGATGCCGAAAGTTCCATGAAATTAGCCCAATTTTTTATCAACGGGCAAATGAAAACTGGAGGCATTGTGCACCGAATTTTAGCGGGATTTGATGGTGGAAAGAAAGCATATATTGCAGATTGGGGCCAATCTCACGATTTAGATCTTGCCTCTGCTCCTTTTAACGTAAATAATCCAAATTACGGTTTTCCGGCAAATGGCTATCCTAATTTTGATAGAAGCCAGCCTTTACAAGTTAGAGGTGCAGCAAACAACATCGACCAAAAATACCTGAGTGCTTACCTACAAGATGAGCTAGGTTTCTTTGAAAATAAATTGAGATTAACTTTAGCTGGTAGATACACTTACATTAACCAATCTGCTTACAGTGGCAAGCCAGAAACAGCTAAAAAAGTAACTCCTAGAGTTGGTTTAAGCTATTCTGTAGATAAAAATACTTCAGTTTATGCCGTGTACGACCAGTCTTTTTTACCGCAAACAGGTATTTTACGTAATGGAGATGAAAACCCACCGCTTACGGGAACCAATTACGAGGCGGGCATCAAAAAAGATTGGCTAGATGGCAGGTGGAACACCACCCTTTCTGTTTACCGAATTGTGAAGCAAAATGAATTGGGTCCAGATCCTTTTAGTACACCTAACGAAAACTTTAGCATTGTAATTGGCGAAAAAAGAGCCCAAGGTTTTGAATTTGATTTACGAGGCGAAATTACATCGGGCTTAAAATTAATTGCCAACTACGCCTACACCGACGGAAAAGTAACAGAAGTAAACCCTAGCGTAACTTGGATGGTAGTTGGCGACGCAGTTCCCGGCTTTTCTAAGCACACTTCTAATGCTTGGTTAAGTTATACGTTACAAAGTGGCGCATTGAAAGGCACGGGTATTAACGCTGGTTTTACGCATTTAGCGGGCCGTGCCATGGGCACCTTTAGCGGCACCAACGAAGAACGCAACTTGCCTAACTATTTTAAAGTAGATGGTGGCTTGTTCTGGGAAAACAAAAGCTTAAGAATTAACGCCAATGTATTTAACGTGTTAGACAAATATCTATTTACTGGCGCTTATTATACCGGTTACTGGAACGCCCCAAATTACGATTTAGGCGTGTACTCTTGGCAAGCCGAAGCACCTAGAAACTACCGTTTAAGCATAGCTTATAAATTTTAATTAAACAACTAATTTTTAAACCAATTGGCCTATAACGCCAATTGGTTTTTGCCGTTAAAAAGAATAGAGATGGGGTTTAAAAAACCGATAAAAAAGAAAAGCACATTCAAATATTGGATAGGTCAGCTGCATTTATGGCTAGGTCTAATATCAGGCTTATTTGTATTGTTTTTGGGCCTAACGGGATGCATTTTAGCTTTCCAACGGGAGATAGAGGATGCCGTACAAACTTATCGGTTTACCGAAACCCAAAACAAACCACTTTTGGCACCAACGCAACTCAAAGCAATTGCAGATAAGGCCCTACCCAACAAACATGCGCATAGCGTAACTTACCAGCCTGGCCGTACTACGCAAGTGGTTTATTACGATTTGGTAGCCGATTACTACTACATTGTTTTCGTAAACCAATACACGGGCAAAGTTCTAAAAGTAAAGAACATGGATGAAGATTTTTTTAGGATCATCATTATGGGGCATTATTACCTATGGCTACCGCCAGAAATTGGCCAGCCTATTTTAACCACGGCAACCATGATGTTTGTTTTTTTACTCATTTCTGGGTTGGTTTTATGGTGGCCAAAAAGCAAAGCCGCCAGAAAGCAACGTTTTACCGTAAAATTGAAATCTAAATGGCGTAGGTTAAATTACGATTTGCATAATGTTTTAGGCTTTTACATTACCTTTATTGCTATCTTCATTGGTCTAACAGGCATGGTAATGGGCTTTCAATGGTTTGCTAAGTCTGTGTACTGGGTAAGCTCTGGGGGTAAAACCATGACCGAATGGGAGGAAACCTACTCAGACACTACATCCCTTACCAAGTTAAGTACAAATGCGGCTGCGGCCGATCTACTTTGGGCTAAGTTTTTGAAGGAAGATCCTAAGTTTAAAGGAAGTTTGGATGTACACGTACCCGAAGATGAGAAAGGCGCTGTAGAAATTGCCAAAAATCCAGACCCAAACACCTACTGGAAAGCAGATTACCGTTATTTCGACCAGCATACCTTGAAAGAAATTGAGGTAAAACATCAATTCGGCAAATTTGCCAACGCTACCGTAGCCGATAAGATCATCAGGATGAATTACGATATCCACGTTGGTGCAATTGCGGGCTTACCCGGAAAAATCATTGCTTTTATTGCCAGCTTAATTGCGGCAAGTATGCCCGTAACTGGGGTAATTATTTGGATAGGACGTAAGAAGAAAAAAAGAGCGAAGATTTCGCCAGCAACTGCAATACAACCACAATTTCAGTAAAAGTGCTTTTTGGCCACAATTTTATATCTTGTGGCACAAAGCATTTTTAGTATGTACCGTTTTTCTATCTTATTTATATTTTTCATTTCTGCAAGTTTTAATGTAGCGGCACAAGATTTGGTTGATGCCAAAAAAGCCATCAAAACCTTAACCTCTAAAAAATATTGGGGTAGGGGCTACACTAAAAACGGCATGGCTAAAGCGGCTAATTTTATTGAGAATAAAATGAAGAGCTTTGGCTTATCTCCTTTAACCGAAGCTGGTTTTAAGCAATATTTCAATTTCTCTGCAAACACTTTTCCTTCAAAAATGGAATTGAAAATAAATGGCAAAAAATTAAGGCCGGGAAAAGATTTTATTGTACACCAAGCTAGCAAAGGCGTTAACACCAGTGATAGTTTAACCCGTAAAGATAGTGTTACCTACGCTAATAAAAATGGTGGTGTTGTGGTAGGCTTGGCACCTAAGCTAACGTGGTCTGCTTCGCAAAAAGTGCTAGATTATACGGTTATCGAGGTGGCTAAAAGAACGGATGTTCCCATTCTAAAAAAGATTGATGTTCATATTGAAAATGAATTTGTTACAAATTTTACCGCAGCTAACGTTATGGCTATGGTTAAAGGAACTACCAAACCAGATTCGGTAATTGTATTTACAGCACACTACGATCATTTAGGTGGCATGGGAAATAAAACCTACTTTCCGGGAGCTAACGACAATGCAAGTGGTGTGGCCATGCTGCTTGATTTGGCAAAGTATTACGCTAAAAACCCACCAAAGTACAGCGTTGTCTTTATCGCTTTCGCCGCCGAAGAAATTGGCTTGTTAGGTTCGAAAATACTTTACAGAACATCCTTTATTTCCACTTAAAAACATTCGCTTTTTGTGGAATTTAGATTTATTGGGAAATGGCGATGCTGGTGCGACAGTAGTTAACGCCACCGTTTATCCAGATGAATTTGCGCTGCTTAATAAAATTAACAACCAACAGAAATTAATTTCTAAAATAAACTCAAGAGGTAAGGCAGCCAATAGCGATCACTATTATTTTACAGAAAAAGGTGTGCCAGCGTTTTTCTTATATACACAAGGTGGAATAAGTGCCTACCATGATGTGTATGATATGGCGGCCACACTCCCTTTAACAGCATATCAAAATTTATTTAAACTTTTTGTAGCATTTAATTTTGAGCTAACTAAGTAGCAAAAAAAGGGGATGTTTTAACAAAACATCCCCTTTTTAATAGCAGGTTAAACCACTAATTTTCTGGTAATAAAACCAAACGGATGTAGTTGTCGCCGTTTAAGTATTTTTTAGCTGCGGTTTTTGTAGCATCAACAGTTACGCCGTTAATGCGTGAAGTATTGTCTAACACTTGCTCTACGTTGTCGTTGTATTTTAGGCGGTTAGTTAAATAACCTAACCAGTAACCATTTTCGCGAAGACTTAGTTCTTGTTGTCTTAACTCTTCAGATTTGAATTTCTGTAGGTCTTCTGCAGTTACGCCATTGTTTTTAAAGGTGTTCACTTCTTCCAAGGCAGCATTAATTAGCTTCTCGGCATTAGCTTTAGCACAGTTAAAAGAAATGGTAAAATAATAGTGAGCCGTTGGA from Pedobacter sp. SL55 includes these protein-coding regions:
- a CDS encoding TonB-dependent receptor, whose protein sequence is MSLRLQLTAMLLCVFSLSAFAQTGTIKGKITTADGQPAGYISVGLKNNNHNTLTDDNGNFSLNKVKSGDYTIRVSAVGIKSQEKNISIKVGETATVNFSLTENNEALKEVTIAGKKNKYKVSLPSASLRLNEPLLEAPQNIQTVSEQLIKDQQIISMSDGLIRNVSGAARSEHWGDLYTNIKMRGSQVQAMRNGFNFVNSYWGPLTEDMSFVDHIEFVKGPAGFMLSNGDPSGLYNVVTKKPTGINKGEVSFTVGSYDLYRTAVDFDHKITGDGKLLFRLNAAAQTKGSFRPYEKNDRYTFAPSLSYQLTRNTKITAEYALQNAKMTEVGSYYVFSPNGYATLPRDFTLTQPGVPDTRINDHSAFVNVQHNFSDTWKATAQVAYSKYLQTGYSSWPSAVNTDNTVIRNVGIWDAESSMKLAQFFINGQMKTGGIVHRILAGFDGGKKAYIADWGQSHDLDLASAPFNVNNPNYGFPANGYPNFDRSQPLQVRGAANNIDQKYLSAYLQDELGFFENKLRLTLAGRYTYINQSAYSGKPETAKKVTPRVGLSYSVDKNTSVYAVYDQSFLPQTGILRNGDENPPLTGTNYEAGIKKDWLDGRWNTTLSVYRIVKQNELGPDPFSTPNENFSIVIGEKRAQGFEFDLRGEITSGLKLIANYAYTDGKVTEVNPSVTWMVVGDAVPGFSKHTSNAWLSYTLQSGALKGTGINAGFTHLAGRAMGTFSGTNEERNLPNYFKVDGGLFWENKSLRINANVFNVLDKYLFTGAYYTGYWNAPNYDLGVYSWQAEAPRNYRLSIAYKF
- a CDS encoding PepSY-associated TM helix domain-containing protein produces the protein MGFKKPIKKKSTFKYWIGQLHLWLGLISGLFVLFLGLTGCILAFQREIEDAVQTYRFTETQNKPLLAPTQLKAIADKALPNKHAHSVTYQPGRTTQVVYYDLVADYYYIVFVNQYTGKVLKVKNMDEDFFRIIIMGHYYLWLPPEIGQPILTTATMMFVFLLISGLVLWWPKSKAARKQRFTVKLKSKWRRLNYDLHNVLGFYITFIAIFIGLTGMVMGFQWFAKSVYWVSSGGKTMTEWEETYSDTTSLTKLSTNAAAADLLWAKFLKEDPKFKGSLDVHVPEDEKGAVEIAKNPDPNTYWKADYRYFDQHTLKEIEVKHQFGKFANATVADKIIRMNYDIHVGAIAGLPGKIIAFIASLIAASMPVTGVIIWIGRKKKKRAKISPATAIQPQFQ